ATAATCAGAGATGTTATTGATAAATTGGATGAAAATTTGAATGTGTTTGAGGAATTTGTTGACACGTCTATTTCATCTATTCAGACTATTAATGATTTAAAAGCGGAAAACTCTTTATACATCGATATAGCAAAAACTGTGGAATCTTTTTCAGTTATTTTATCGAATTTACTTAAAAGAATAGACGATGTAGAGAAAAATAATTCTAACTTTTTAAGTCTTTATTATGAACAGATTAAGTTTGTTAAGTCTTTGGAATTTATGTTCTCAAATATTGCAGCTATTTCTGCTAGGTTTCAAAATATTAATATAGCTTCTAAAATAGAGGTTGTAAAGAGAATTGAGCTTGAAGATATGGAAGGTAATATTTCTGAGATGTCAAAAATTATTGGCAATATTGATTTAAACATTAATAAAGGACGCGAGTTTTTAGATCAAATAATATTTTTCTTTGAGAAGATTGTAAAGGATTATGATAACAGGTTTTATCTTGAGAAGAGCTATTTTAAAAAATTTAAAAAATTATTTATGGAGATAAAGAGTAATATTTATGAGATAAAAAATATTGCTATTGATAGTATTTTGTCTTACGAAATGTTTTCGGTTGATTTTTTAGAAATATTTGAGGAAATTAAGATGGAAGTTTACAATATTAAAAATTTGAAAGGTAGACTTTTAGAAATTGAAGAGCTGGTAGTTAATATGGGGCAAGATATTAACTTTGAGCTTGATTTAGAGTTAGCTAGGGGTGGTATTGGTTCTGTTGAGATTGAAGACAAGGAATTTGTTCGAAGAATTGCTAATAGATTTACTTTGTTTATACACAAAAAGCATTTATTGTCTCTTATTGAAGATGAAAAGGATGTTCAATCATTAGATGAGGGTAGTGTAATTTTGTTTTAATTTTTATATAATTACCTAGGATGTTTTGAATGATTTTGGAGGCTTTGCATGGGGGAAATAAGTTAAGGAGTGTTGAATGAAGAAGAGAATTTTAGTCATAGATGATAATAGAGCCATCAGGCAAAGTGTTGCCTATATTTTGGAACAAAATGGTTTTGGGGTTTCTGAGGCAGAGGATGGTTTGGATGGTGTAACTAAGTTTAAGGAAGCTGTTGGACAAAGTGATAAGGATTTTGATCTTGTTATTACGGATATAAATATGCCTAATTTAGATGGTATAGGGGTAATTAAGCAGATAAGAGAATTTGGAAGTTTTGTTCCGATACTTGTTCTTACAACTGAATCTGAGCAATCAAAGGTTGATGAGGGCCGTAAGGCGGGCGCTACTGGGTGGCTTGTTAAGCCTTTTAATCCTGATACTCTTATGCAAACGATATCGAAAATATTTTAACTTGTACTTTCTGAATTAAATTCGGGGTTTTGGAGTTGCTTCGGGTATGATTGGTTGTTTATGTTTTGTATTCTGGGGATATAGGACATAAGGATTTGATTTTATGGGAGGCTCTTATGGATCTCAAGTTGAAGGAGCAATTTTATTTTGACTTAGGAGAGTTAGTTAGGTTTAATAGTGTTGTGGGCTCTCCTTTAAAAGATAAGCCTTTTGGGGAGCAGATTGATTTGTGTTTGAATAAAGTCTTGGATGTGGCCCGAGGCATTGGTTTTGAGGTTTACAAAGCTGAAGATGGATATTATGGGTTTGCTGAAATAGGGAAGGGTGATGAGCTTGTAGGTATTTTGGGGCATGTCGATGTTGTTGATGTTGGAAACTTGTCTCAGTGGCGTTCAGATCCCTTTAACCTTAGTTTTAGGGATGGGAATGTTTATGCTAGGGGTATTTTGGATGATAAGGGGCCTTTGGTGGCTGTTCTTTATGCTTTTAAGTCATTGGTTTTAGAAGGGTTTTCTTTCAAAAAGAGATTTAGGATGATTTTTGGTACGGATGAGGAAACTTTATGGCGTTGTATTGAGCAGTATAGAAATAGAGAAGTGCTTCCTGATTTTTCTTTCACCCCTGACGCAGATTTTCCGGTTGTTAATGCGGAGAAGGGCTTATTGCAGTTTGATGTTATTAGTGACGAGGTGGGGTGTATGGATTTCAACCTTGGTACTGGATATAATGTGATTCCTGGAGAATGTGCTTTTGAGCTTGGGGATTCTAATCGAGATGACTTTAGAATTTTGCTTGATGGTTTTGGGGATAGGATTAAATATAAATTTCATGAAAATAACGTTGTAATTCATGGTGTTTCGGCACATGCTTCATTGCCTGATGTTGGAGTTAATGTTGCTCCTTATGCATTAAATATCATCAAGTCTTTGGGAGTAGAGGCTAATTTTATCAAATTTTTTGAGGACAAAATTGGGTTTACTATCAATGGTGAGAAATTATTTGGTAAAGTCTTGGAGGATTTAAAATCTGGAAAACTCACTCTTTGTTTAACAAAGATTAGTTTATCTAAAACTTCTAATCAGGTTTTGTCTTTTGATATGAGATATCCTGTGGATTTTAAGAGAGAAGATTTGGTAAGCTTAATAAAGGATGCTCTGGTTCCATATTCTTTAAGTTATAATGAAGTTTCTTATCTTGATCCTATTTACGTTGATTCTGATTCAGATTTTGTTAAAACTTTGATTGAAGTTTACAAGGACTTTACAGGAGAAGTTGATGCTAGGCCTATTGCTATTGGAGGTGCGACTTATGCTAGAGCTTTAAAGAATTGCGTTGCTTTTGGTCCGCTGTTTAGGGGAGCAGACAATACGGCTCACCAGACTAACGAGTATATGAAGGAGAGTGATCTTTTAAGGCTTGTTTCAATTTACAAGGAAGCTATTAGCAAACTTAATGGCTAGAGGATCTGGTATTCAAGAGCTACCGGGGCTCTTCTCATGGGCTTGGGTTAACAATCAAGAGCCTTCCCAGAGGACGGTTGCCTTTTGGTTCTCGGTTAAAAGAGGGGCACGAATACCGGTAGTCGGAGTCGAACCGACACGAAGTTGCCTCCATCAGATTTTGAGTCTGACGCGTCTACCAATTCCGCCATACCGGCAATGAATTCTATTTTACTATAATAGTACCTAAAAAATCATTTTTTTTATTAAAAACTTTTTCTAAGTTTTTAATAAAAAGTCCGTTTAGCACATAAGCTTTAAGACCAAGTTTTAAGGCTAATTTGGTAGCTATTGGGTCGAACGGTAAGTTAGCCCCAGGGTCCCAGTTCTTTCCAACAATGTCTTGTAACTTCTCCCAAGTAATATTACTCAATCCCTTTGCATCATTAAATTTTTTCGGATCTTTATCGTAAACTTGATCTACATTCGTTAGGTTAATTATTTCATTCGATTTGAATTTCTCAGCAAATTTAACAGTAATGTAATCTGTTGAAAATCCCGGTTTCCACCCCGATGCAACTAGTATTCTTCCTTTAAAATTAAAATCTTTGGAAGGATCGCTTACAACTGCATCAATGCAGAACGGTTTCATTGATTTGCAAATAAAATCGGCATTTAGTTTGGTTGCCATTATTCCAATTTCATCAAGGTCATCATTTTCAAATTTGGGATTTAGTTGTTTATAAGCTTCTTGATATTCTCTTGCTGTTTTGCCACCACCTATAATTAATATTATTTTTCTTCTACTATCTTCTCTTATCCATTCAAAAATAAGATTCCTAAAATCTTTAATGTATTCTATATTGATTTTATCAGGAATAATTACTCCGCCACCAAGGCTAATTATCTTAAGCATTTAAACCCCTTTTCGCTGATAGGAATGTGTCTCTCTATTTTACCTTTCATTATATATTAGTATTTTGAGTTTATTTGAAAATAGGGTTAGAATAATGTAGATTCATTAACTATGCTGTATGACTATGCTGTATAATATTTGCTTGGACGTTATGATATGAAATGTTATTCAGTGATGGTAAATTATTCTATGCAGACTTTTGTAGGGTGGTGTTTATTTGGGAGGATGTTATGCATAAATACAAGGTCTCTGTGATTATTTGCTTTTTTAATTCAGATAGGACCCTTGAATTGATAATCAAAGATGCCGTTAATCAAACGTTAAGAGATAAGGAAATTATATTAGTTAATGATGGTTCTTACGATAATAGTTTACAAATAGCACAAAGGTATGCAGATAAGTATGATTTCATAAAAATTATTAATCAAAAGAATATGGGGATAGCTGCTTCTAGGAATAATGGACTTGAAAAAGCTCAGGGAGAATATATAGTTTATTGGGATAGTGATGATTCGGTCGAAAGTACTATGCTTGAGGTGTTATACAATAGGGCCAAGGCTGATAATTCGGATGTTGTTTGTTCTCAGTTTTACGTTTATTTTCTTGCAAGAAATATTAAAAGGAAATCTCTACTTCCTTTTCCTAATTACCCAATAACTGGTAAAGAGGCTTTTGAAAATTTATTATCGACTGTTTTTGCTAGTTTTTCTAGAAAAAACTTTGTTGTGGGTACATTGTGGGATAAGCTCATTAGAAGAGATTTGATTTTAAATCATAATATTAAACTACAAAATGTAGTATTAGAAGATATAGTTTTCTTGGTTCACGTTTTTTTAAAAGCAGACAAAGTTTCTTTTGTTAATAATTATTTCTACACTAATTTTCAGCGGATGGGGAGTGCCAGTTCTTCAATCAGTGTAATAAGTAGGACTATTGGAACTCTTGAGGTGATAGAAGCTTTGCTAAAAAATGAGAAAATATTCGAAAAGTATTTACGTCTTTATAAAAAATTTTATTTACAGCTTTATTATTTTATTTCTTTTAAACAAATTTATATAGTGGCCTGGAATATTAAAGATCGTCCTGTGTATAAGGCTTATAAGTCAAAACTTATCTCTGTCCTTAATGAAATTAAGGGTCATGAAGAGTTTAGGGAGTATTACTTAAATCTTAAGAGTTCTTCAGGGTTAAGCGAGATTCAAATATTGCCGAGAGTTATGTTGAAAGTGTGGGATGTTAGTGCAGTATTCTATGTTAATTTTGCTATATTCATTTATAGGGTTTTTTTGAAGAATTAATGTCTCTTGTAGTTAGTGGGAGTATTCGTTGGGAGAATATAGGTGAGAATAGAATGTTTGGATGTGTCCTTTTCTTATGACAGGTATGAAGTTTACTCAGATTTGAATCTAGTTTTTTCAAAGCCTCAGACTTACCTGATCTTAGGTAAAAATGGTGTAGGCAAGACTACTCTGTTGAAGCTCATCAGTGGGTTTTTAAAGCCGACTAAAGGAAAGGTTCTGTTTAATTCTTTAGATGTTTTCCCAAGAAATCCTCTAGCTTTGGAGAATTTGTTTTTTGTTCCTGAAGAATTTAAGTTGCCAAATATCTCTTTGGGTGAATATTGTAATTCTTTGTGTAACTTTTATCCAAAGTTTAATGAAGAGAATTTTAGGGAATGCTTATTGAAATTTGATTTAGATATTAATCTCAAGTTTTTATCTTCTTCATATGGTCAGAAAAAAAAGGGTGTTATTGCTGTAGCTGTAGCTACAAATGTTCCTGTTTTAATATTTGATGAGCCCACAAATGGTCTTGACATTGCTTCCAAGAATGTTTTCAGAGGTGTTATAAGTAGTTTAGAAAATAGAATGGTTTTTATTACAGGGCATAATGTTAGAGATTTGGTAGGTATAGTAGACCATTTGACTATTATTGATAACAGGAATGTTCTTTTTTCAAACTCAATTTCTCATATTAGTGAGAACTATAAAGTTAAAATTGTAGATAAGTTGAGTGGAGAAGAGCTTTATTATGAGGGAATAAGGGAGGGGTTTAGGGCACTATATTTTGAGGAAGGGAGTTGTGATAATGATGTTGACCTTGAGTTTTTCTTTTTATATGTGACTAGTGGTAAGGCAAGGAATTTAGTAAATGTTTAGCTTGAAAAGGTTCTCCAAACTTCTCAATATGGATTTTATTTATAATAAAAGATTATATCTTTATTGTTTTGTGTCAGTCTTTGGTGTGCTCAATTTGATTCATCTCTTTTCAAGGGTTTGTTATAATTTTAGTTTAATTGATCTTCCTGCTGATGGAATTATGTTTTTATTTTTTGCATCGTCCTATTTTGTGTCAATACATATGATGTTGAATCATTATAAGTTGATTCATGATCCGCTTGCAAATGTGTTTTATTTGGCTCTGCCCGTATCGACCCTAGAGAGGTATTTTTTTGTTTTGTTTAAATTTTTATTTGCGCTGCCATTATTTTTAATTCTTTGCTATTATTTGAGTTTAAATTTTGCTGTTTTACTAGATGGTGTTTTTTTAAAAGAAAGCGGGATTAATTTTTTTTCTTTAGGTCTCATTTTTAGATTTTTAGGAATAACTTATTTCCATTATCTAATGGCTTTTCCTATATTTTTAATATCTAGACTCTTGTTTGGAAGTTATCCTTTTTTAAGGGCTGTGGTTATAAGTGTTTTATTCTATATATTATTGGAGGCCTTTTTCAGTTTTGTTATATTTTTTACAGATAATAATTTATTTAAAATTACATACAATTTTAGTGTTTCAGATAAGGGACATTACTTGTTTTTATTTAATACTAGTTCTGCGCTTTTTTCTGTTTTGTTGTATCCCTTCGCATATTTTGTTCTCAGAAACTTGGGAAATTCAAACAGCAAGACGGGGTTAGTAATTTTGTTAGGATTAATCTCTTTTTTCTCCTTGCTATTCTTTTTGCTAGTAGCATCGCTAGCTTTGTTATACTAGATGCTTAAAGCATTATATGGTAGTGTGCTCGTTTAATTTAGTATTTTTTTAACACCTAGTTTCTTTTCTTTAAGTAATATTAAGATAGGGGTTCTACACTTGAACATTCGAGTGTGTTTTTTATTTTATTATTAGAATAAAGAGGTTAATTCTTAAATACATACAATCTTTGATAATTGTGTATATTCAAGAATATAGAGTATTTCAGTGTTCTATAAAAATTGAGTATTGTAATTTTTTAGGAGAGTTTTAATGAAAAATAATCTAAAGATTTTAGTGGTAACAGGAGGTGTAATCTCTGGCATAGGGAAGGGAGTGACATCAGCAAGTATTGCAAGATTATTTAGGGATGATTTAAAGATAACCCCAATTAAATGTGATGGGTATTTAAATACAGATCCTGGTACTATTAATCCTGTTGAACATGGAGAAGTTTTTGTGCTTGATGATGGTGGAGAGGTTGACATGGATTTTGGGCATTATGAGAGATTTTTAAATTTAAATGCTAAGTCTAATTGGAATATTACCATGGGCAAAATATATAAAAATATTATTGATAATGAGAGGCACGGCAAATACTTGGGGCGAACTGTGCAGCTTATACCCCATGTTACTGATGAGATAAAGGCAACAATTTTTAAAATTGCTAAAGAGGAATGCAGTGAACTTTTGGTGATTGAAATAGGTGGTACTGTAGGGGATATGGAGAATATTTTGTTTATTGAGGCTATGAGACAAATAAGATATGAACTTGGAAGTAGCAGTATTGCTTTTGTTCATTTAACTTATGTGCCGAGTCCTGTGGGGATTAATGAGCAAAAATCTAAACCCACTCAGCAGAGCGTGAAGACACTAAACAAAGCTGGAATTTTTCCAGACTTAATTATTGCAAGAAGTTCTCAGCTTTTGACAAAGCAAATAAGACAGAAAATAGCTATGTTTTGTAATGTTGATACTACCTCCATTATTGACAATACAGATGTTGCAACTATTTATGAAATTCCTATCTCTTTTTACAAACAGGGATTACATGAAATTTTAGGATCTAAATTTAAAATCAATATCAGCCCCAAGATAGAAGAGCTTGATAGATTGGTGAGTGTAATAAAGGGAAATCTTGTATCTCCTAGAAGGATAATAAATATTGCCATTTGTGGCAAATATGCCGAACTTTGGGATTCTTATGCATCAATATTTGAGTCTTTAATCCATGTATCTGCTAATTTAGATGTTTTAATTAAGACAACTATAATCGATAGCACCAATTTTGATGAAGAAATTTTAAGAAATGTAGATGGCCTTGTGGTTCCTGGTGGTTTTGGAGGCAGGGGGTATGAGGGCAAAATTCTTGCAATTAAGTATGCAAGAGAGCATAATATTCCTTTTCTTGGTATTTGTCTTGGCATGCAGCTTGCAGTAATTGAATTTGCAAGGAATGTTTGTGGAATACTTGATGCGGATACTGAAGAAAATTTTGAGGGTAATTTTACAGGTAATTCTGTTATTCACTTATTGCCTGAACAAAAGGAGTTAAAGGATAAGGGGGCTACGATGCGGCTTGGAGGTTATCCCGTGGTTTTGGAAAAGGGTACGATAGCTTTTAAGCTTTATGGAAAAGACAAGATTATTGAAAGGTTTAGACATAGATATGAGGTTAATAATGAATATCTTGATTTGTTTAAGAAAAATGGTCTTGTTGTCTCTGGATTTTCTGAGGATTTTAAAATAGTAAAAATGGTAGAAATACAAAAGAATAAGTTTTTTGTAGCCTGTCAGTTTCATCCTGAACTTATTACGAGGCTGGAGAATCCGTCAAAACTCTTTCTAGGACTAGTTAAAGCGTGTCTTTAATTATTCTTGGTATTATTTTGTAAAATCATCACATCTAGGGTGGAGCGTGAGTTTCTTTAACATGTTGCAAAGATTATAATATAATCTTTAGGATGTATTTTCGGGAAATGTTTATTAGGGGGTAGTGTGAAAGAGGAAAATATTAAGAAAGTGATTGCAATGAAAAGGTTAGTTAAATACTTTTTTGATGAGCTTAAATATAGGATGAAAATACCCTGTTTAAGGCAGAGTAATAAAGATATGAGTACGAAGTATATACTTCTTAATCTTTTCAGAAAGATAGCAAATCTTCCATTTAACAAGAAATATGAAATTGAAGAGCAATTTCCTCTTGATATTGCGGGGAAAATAGTACAGACGGATGCAGTTCTTATTAAGAGATTGGATTATGAGAGATGTGTTATTGTTGGTGTTATTGAAGCAAAAACGGATCAGATCGACCTTGATTATGAGCTTGAGAGATTTTTTCTTCAGGGAAATAAAGTTAACGTTCTTTTTTGGCAGCCAAAGAAGGTTATTCTTAAGCAGAATGAAGAATTAATTACACTAGAATCAGATGATATTTTTAGGTTCGATAACGATTTTTATTTACCGGAAGTGAAAGCAAAGTTGGAGGATTTCATCGAGATCTTTATGAGGTTTTTTTCTTATGAAGATATTCTATTTGAGTTTAATAAAGTAAAGGGTAAATATTCCTTAGTTAAGAATAGTTGAGATATTTACCCTTGATAAGGGTTAGTGTTTTGTTGGAACATCTATTTTGAAGGGAATTTGGTTTCGCAAAGTTGTTTGTGATGTTTTATGGCTTTTGAGATTATTTTGATTTGGAGAGTCACTGAGTCAGGCTGTGCTAGCATTTTTAGGAAAAAATTGTTTTTGTGGTAAAATTCCTTTTATGCAAAAATTTTCATTTTTTAGTAAGAAAAAGGCTGATTTAGGTAAAGAGTCTGAGTCCTTGGGGAGTTCTGAGGACAAGAAGAAGGATTTACGCGTATATGAGTACAAGGCTCCGGTTAAGGAGTTAGTAAAGGGATTTTATCATACCAAGGCTTCTGTTAGTAATGCAGTGCTTAGTATTGAGTTTTTGTATAAAAATATCTTTGCTAATTTTGATAATCTTGGCCAGATGTTTGAGACAGTTATTAAGATGACCAATGAAGGGCGTGAACGGGCGAGACTTATTTTTGGTAATATTGAGAATATCAACGAGGAGAAGTTGAAAAAGATTACCGCTGTTATTGTGAGTGTTCAGGGGAGTTTGGAGACAATAAATAGTTTCTTGGGTGCAACCAATATGATTTCTCTTAATGCCAAGCTTGAGGCAGCCAGAGCAAGGGAGTATGGAAAGGGCTTTTCTGTTGTTGCTGATGAGATTAAGCGGCTCTCGGATCAGGCGAAGAGTGTTGTGAACATGATTTCTGTTAAGGAAATTGAGGAGGTCTCTAGGGATTTAGTTTCTGAGAACATCAGAGGTTTGCAGTTGGATGTGGATAGGTTTTTCTCTTCTTTTCTTGAAGAACTTGATTCTCTTAATGGTTTGTTTAAAGATTTTATTGGATATAAGGATGGATTTTCTGCGTTAATTGATAGCATTGAGAGTATTGAAGCCAATGTTTATTGCTTAACAAGAAGCTGTGATTCTTTGTCTTGTTCTGATACCTTTATGTATTCTAATGATGAATTTTTAAAGGAATTGGAGTTTATCATTTCAGAACAGATGGCTTGGGTTAATGTTTTAAAGTTGATTGTAGAAGAGCAGAGATGTGTGGCTGTCCAAACGGAGCCTATGAAGCATGGGTTTGGTTTGTTTTATAAAGGTCTTTCCCCAAAGCAGTCTGATATTAAGGCAATATGGGATGATGTTTATTCTTGTTACCTGAATATGCATAAATTAGCAGTTGACATATTGAAAATATTTACAAAGGATGGTTTTGACGATGCCGAGTTAAGGAGGGCAGAAGATTTTTTAGCTCAAGTGGAAGGGATCTCAGAGGAGATTATTAAGAAGCTTGAGTATGTTAAAAATAAGGTATTTGAATTAGATAACAAGAATATTAGTGTTTTTGCGTAGATTTACCTTTCCTGGTGATTCTGTGCAAATACGTTAGGTAATTTAGTTGATGTTTGGCTGGGTTAGAGTATAATCTATTAAAGATCAGATTTTATTTTGATGAAATAAGTTGAGTATGAATTTGAGAGTTAGATTTGTGCATTTGCATGTTCATTCGGATTATTCTCTTCTAGATGGTGCTGCTCATATCACAGGTATTGTTGCGAAGGCGAAAGAGCATAATATGTCTCATATTGCACTAACAGATCATGGTAATCTTTTTGGTGCTATTAGGTTTTATAAAGAAGCAAGAAGGGTAGGGATAAGGCCCATAATTGGCATTGAGGCATATATGTCTAGTTTATCAAAGCATATAAAGAAGAATGATGATTTAGGAAAGCCCTC
The sequence above is drawn from the Borrelia sp. RT5S genome and encodes:
- a CDS encoding glycosyltransferase family 2 protein, whose translation is MHKYKVSVIICFFNSDRTLELIIKDAVNQTLRDKEIILVNDGSYDNSLQIAQRYADKYDFIKIINQKNMGIAASRNNGLEKAQGEYIVYWDSDDSVESTMLEVLYNRAKADNSDVVCSQFYVYFLARNIKRKSLLPFPNYPITGKEAFENLLSTVFASFSRKNFVVGTLWDKLIRRDLILNHNIKLQNVVLEDIVFLVHVFLKADKVSFVNNYFYTNFQRMGSASSSISVISRTIGTLEVIEALLKNEKIFEKYLRLYKKFYLQLYYFISFKQIYIVAWNIKDRPVYKAYKSKLISVLNEIKGHEEFREYYLNLKSSSGLSEIQILPRVMLKVWDVSAVFYVNFAIFIYRVFLKN
- the pyrG gene encoding glutamine hydrolyzing CTP synthase, with translation MKNNLKILVVTGGVISGIGKGVTSASIARLFRDDLKITPIKCDGYLNTDPGTINPVEHGEVFVLDDGGEVDMDFGHYERFLNLNAKSNWNITMGKIYKNIIDNERHGKYLGRTVQLIPHVTDEIKATIFKIAKEECSELLVIEIGGTVGDMENILFIEAMRQIRYELGSSSIAFVHLTYVPSPVGINEQKSKPTQQSVKTLNKAGIFPDLIIARSSQLLTKQIRQKIAMFCNVDTTSIIDNTDVATIYEIPISFYKQGLHEILGSKFKINISPKIEELDRLVSVIKGNLVSPRRIINIAICGKYAELWDSYASIFESLIHVSANLDVLIKTTIIDSTNFDEEILRNVDGLVVPGGFGGRGYEGKILAIKYAREHNIPFLGICLGMQLAVIEFARNVCGILDADTEENFEGNFTGNSVIHLLPEQKELKDKGATMRLGGYPVVLEKGTIAFKLYGKDKIIERFRHRYEVNNEYLDLFKKNGLVVSGFSEDFKIVKMVEIQKNKFFVACQFHPELITRLENPSKLFLGLVKACL
- a CDS encoding Sapep family Mn(2+)-dependent dipeptidase is translated as MDLKLKEQFYFDLGELVRFNSVVGSPLKDKPFGEQIDLCLNKVLDVARGIGFEVYKAEDGYYGFAEIGKGDELVGILGHVDVVDVGNLSQWRSDPFNLSFRDGNVYARGILDDKGPLVAVLYAFKSLVLEGFSFKKRFRMIFGTDEETLWRCIEQYRNREVLPDFSFTPDADFPVVNAEKGLLQFDVISDEVGCMDFNLGTGYNVIPGECAFELGDSNRDDFRILLDGFGDRIKYKFHENNVVIHGVSAHASLPDVGVNVAPYALNIIKSLGVEANFIKFFEDKIGFTINGEKLFGKVLEDLKSGKLTLCLTKISLSKTSNQVLSFDMRYPVDFKREDLVSLIKDALVPYSLSYNEVSYLDPIYVDSDSDFVKTLIEVYKDFTGEVDARPIAIGGATYARALKNCVAFGPLFRGADNTAHQTNEYMKESDLLRLVSIYKEAISKLNG
- a CDS encoding methyl-accepting chemotaxis protein, with protein sequence MQKFSFFSKKKADLGKESESLGSSEDKKKDLRVYEYKAPVKELVKGFYHTKASVSNAVLSIEFLYKNIFANFDNLGQMFETVIKMTNEGRERARLIFGNIENINEEKLKKITAVIVSVQGSLETINSFLGATNMISLNAKLEAARAREYGKGFSVVADEIKRLSDQAKSVVNMISVKEIEEVSRDLVSENIRGLQLDVDRFFSSFLEELDSLNGLFKDFIGYKDGFSALIDSIESIEANVYCLTRSCDSLSCSDTFMYSNDEFLKELEFIISEQMAWVNVLKLIVEEQRCVAVQTEPMKHGFGLFYKGLSPKQSDIKAIWDDVYSCYLNMHKLAVDILKIFTKDGFDDAELRRAEDFLAQVEGISEEIIKKLEYVKNKVFELDNKNISVFA
- a CDS encoding ABC transporter ATP-binding protein gives rise to the protein MRIECLDVSFSYDRYEVYSDLNLVFSKPQTYLILGKNGVGKTTLLKLISGFLKPTKGKVLFNSLDVFPRNPLALENLFFVPEEFKLPNISLGEYCNSLCNFYPKFNEENFRECLLKFDLDINLKFLSSSYGQKKKGVIAVAVATNVPVLIFDEPTNGLDIASKNVFRGVISSLENRMVFITGHNVRDLVGIVDHLTIIDNRNVLFSNSISHISENYKVKIVDKLSGEELYYEGIREGFRALYFEEGSCDNDVDLEFFFLYVTSGKARNLVNV
- the pyrH gene encoding UMP kinase, whose product is MLKIISLGGGVIIPDKINIEYIKDFRNLIFEWIREDSRRKIILIIGGGKTAREYQEAYKQLNPKFENDDLDEIGIMATKLNADFICKSMKPFCIDAVVSDPSKDFNFKGRILVASGWKPGFSTDYITVKFAEKFKSNEIINLTNVDQVYDKDPKKFNDAKGLSNITWEKLQDIVGKNWDPGANLPFDPIATKLALKLGLKAYVLNGLFIKNLEKVFNKKNDFLGTIIVK
- a CDS encoding ABC transporter permease; translation: MDFIYNKRLYLYCFVSVFGVLNLIHLFSRVCYNFSLIDLPADGIMFLFFASSYFVSIHMMLNHYKLIHDPLANVFYLALPVSTLERYFFVLFKFLFALPLFLILCYYLSLNFAVLLDGVFLKESGINFFSLGLIFRFLGITYFHYLMAFPIFLISRLLFGSYPFLRAVVISVLFYILLEAFFSFVIFFTDNNLFKITYNFSVSDKGHYLFLFNTSSALFSVLLYPFAYFVLRNLGNSNSKTGLVILLGLISFFSLLFFLLVASLALLY
- a CDS encoding response regulator → MKKRILVIDDNRAIRQSVAYILEQNGFGVSEAEDGLDGVTKFKEAVGQSDKDFDLVITDINMPNLDGIGVIKQIREFGSFVPILVLTTESEQSKVDEGRKAGATGWLVKPFNPDTLMQTISKIF